The nucleotide window GACCATCACTTCCGGACTGGACCCGATAATTTGCCAGTCATCGAAATTGAAATAAGCCATGTAAGGCGAGGGATTGATTAACCGCAAGGACCGATATAGCGAAAAGGGATCTCCCTCATATTCCGCCGATAAGCGCTGAGAAATGACGACTTGAAAGATATCCCCGGCTTTGATGTAGTCCTTTGCCTTTAAAACGTTTTGGCAGTATTTTTCCGGGGAAGTATTGCTCGTATAGTGCAACGCTTTCCGGGGGGTCGAATCTGAGGGTCTGGAGGGTGGAGTCCATTCCAACAGGGTGTCTTTTGTTAACAGGGGTTCCTGGAGTTTCTTGACTAAACCCCGCACGCGATCGCAAGCTTGGTCATAAGCCGATCGCGGATCCAAAGTTCGCAAATCCGCGTAGGCGATCGCCCAAATCTTCCGCTTCACTTGGTCAAACACCAGCAAACTATCCGCCTGCATCCACAATCCATCGGGCACATCGGTTTCTGCCGCAGGATGGACTGGGACCCGGTGTTCCATCCACCGAATTAATTCATATCCCCAAAACCCAAATAAACCCCCCACTCCCGGCGGCAATTCGGGTAATTTCACAGGTTGAATCAACTTCAGGCAGTTTTCCAACGCCTCAAACGGATCCCCCTCAAACACATCCACCTGTCCGGTGCGATGTTTTTGAATGGTTTGGTTATCTTTGGCTTCCAAAATCCACAGAGGGTCACAGCCGAGAAAACTATACCGGGCAAGGTTTTCGCCCCCTTCAACCGATTCCAACAAAAAGCTATACGGTTGTCCTGCACAGACTTTGTACCACGCTGAGACAGGGGTATCCAGATCCGCAACCCATTCTTGGTAGACGGGGACAAAATTACCTTGTTTGGCGAGTTCAGTAAATTGAGAAAAATCTGGAAAAATCATAAGGTCTTGATGTTGCCGGAGGATGGGGGAGGATAGGGGAGATGGGGTTCATGTTTGTAGTAACGACTTCAGTCGTTACCGCCTGTCATGGCGATCGCCATGACAGGCAACTTTTTGGGCTTAAGTGCCTGTTTGGGGACTGGATGCCCTACAAAGGGGCGTGACTTGGCCGGATGCCAAGTCACGCGGTAACGACTGAAGTCGTTACTACAAACATCTCTTACCCATCTGCTCTTTTTTATATTCCCAAAACAATGGCTAACTGCTCATTGCCAAAAAACTTTGAGCAATTAGCAATTAGCCATTGAAATTTCAGATGAAAAAACGTTACACAAACATTGCGGGCGATCGCAAGTCGGGTGACCTCAAATGTTAGGGGACCCTGACTCGGAACTCACGGCACGAGGCTGGTTCTTCCTGTGCGATCGCCCCCAAGTGCCTGGTGTTTACGGATCGTAAGGCTTCTTACCGCTGAACTTGATTTTCGCAGGTTGGGGGTTGTCGCCAATCTTGCGATCGTTCTTGCCGTAGTAAGCACGACCTTCGTTCACTTTTTCAGGGAAGACACCATCTTTCGGATGGAGATACTCGGTTTCACCATTGGCATAAACCCGGTAAATCTTATAGTCTTCGATTTTGGGCTTGAACTTGGTCCGGAACTGGGTCCCCAATGCGAGGCAATGCTCTTTGCGAGGCAGGTAGAGGAGGTTTTCCCCTGCGTTCATCACAGCAGCGCCACCGCTAGGCATTTCAAACACTTGCTCTTTGGAAGAGGTCCAGGTGATTGCGTATTTTTCTTCCACGAGCGCTTTGCTGAGCAAACCGCCAGTGCTGCCCCCAAATTTTGGGGCTTGTCCTTTCAAGGTTTCTGCCATATCTTACTCCGGATATTTTGAAACAATTTTTAGGGCATCGTACCACTGACATCGCCTGCTCCTACAGATTTCGTAAGGATCTGTAACAGTTCTTTAGATTTGGGTCGTTTTGTGTTGGTTATTGGTGATCTGTCGGTCAGGTTTGGGGAGGTTGGGGGAGATGGGGTCCATGTTCGTAGTAACGACTTCAGTCGTTTCCGCGTGTCATGGCGGACGCCATGACACGCACCATGAGCGGCTTAAGCGCCTGTTTGGGGACTGGAACGATCGCCTCTCAAGGGGCGTTACTTGGCGATCGCTTTCGTAACGCGGAAACGACTGAAGTCGTTACTACGAACATGAAGAAACGACTGAAGTCGTTACTACGAACATGAAGAAACGACTGAAGTCGTTACTACAAACATGAAGAAACGACTCAAGTCGTTACTACAAACATGAAAACCATCCTCCCTTGCTACCGAATCGGTGTCCGGCGATTGCGGGAACTGCCGGAGGACCGATCGCCTTTTGGAGATTTGCTTTTACTGCGGGGGTTGGGGGTGACTTCGGAACTGCTGTCGGTGGCGATCGGGATGGTGAAATGAAACTGACTGCCGCAATCTTTCCCCCCAGATTTAGCCCAAATTTGCCCTCCCCAGCCGGTGACGATTTGCCGACAGATGGCTAATCCTAGGCCCGTGCCTCCGGTGGAACGACGCAATGCTCCTTCTTCTTGGTAAAAGCGATCAAAGACGGTTTCGAGGCGATCGCTGCTAATCCCTCGTCCCGTATCCGCCACTTTGACCTCCAGTTCCCGATCTCCGAGGGGTTGGGCCAAAATGGTCACTTTTCCCCCGGAAGGCGTAAATTTACAAGCATTATCAATCAGTTTCGAGAGCACCTCCACCAACCACTCCCCATCGGCACGCACCAAGGGCAAATCCTCGGGCACTTCTAGGCTCAAGGTGGGTAAGGCTCCTGCTTCACTGTTGGCTCGGGTGCGAACGCTACTGATGGCTAAGGATAGGCATTCGTGCAAGGGTAGAACTTCGGTGTTCCATTCCACTCGTCCGCTTTCTAGGCGCGATAGGGTCAAGAAATCTTGCACGAGGGTCCGCATTCTTTCGGCATCGTCTAGGGCGGTACTGAGCATGACTTGCCGCAGTTCCGGAGGCATATCGGGGTCGGAGGCGAGACTTTCTAGGCAGACTTGAATGGTGGAGAGGGGGGTGCGCAGTTCATGTCCGGTAATGGCAATTAGGTTGCTGCGGGTGCGATCGAGGGCGGCGAGTTGTTCGTTCAAGTCTTCTAGGTTGGCATAAGCTTCCGCTTGCAGGGTGGCGACCCCAACTTGGGTGGCGATCGCCTCTACCATTGTCAGTTCCTCTGCATCCCACTCTCTGTACTCACAGCCACAGTGGTGCAATTCGACCATTCCCACGAGTTGATTCTGATACAGCACGGGCACCATTAACCAGGATTC belongs to Laspinema palackyanum D2c and includes:
- the trpE gene encoding anthranilate synthase component I gives rise to the protein MIFPDFSQFTELAKQGNFVPVYQEWVADLDTPVSAWYKVCAGQPYSFLLESVEGGENLARYSFLGCDPLWILEAKDNQTIQKHRTGQVDVFEGDPFEALENCLKLIQPVKLPELPPGVGGLFGFWGYELIRWMEHRVPVHPAAETDVPDGLWMQADSLLVFDQVKRKIWAIAYADLRTLDPRSAYDQACDRVRGLVKKLQEPLLTKDTLLEWTPPSRPSDSTPRKALHYTSNTSPEKYCQNVLKAKDYIKAGDIFQVVISQRLSAEYEGDPFSLYRSLRLINPSPYMAYFNFDDWQIIGSSPEVMVKAELTPEGSRLATVRPIAGTRLRGQTPQEDAALAEDLLNDPKEVAEHVMLVDLGRNDLGRVCVKGSVRVDELMVIERYSHVMHIVSNVRGELDPEKTAWDLLKACFPAGTVSGAPKIRAMQIVHELEGCRRGPYSGVYGYYDFEGQLNSAIAIRTMVVRSNGNGKHTVSVQAGAGLVADSVPQSEYQETLNKARGLLEAIGCLGGSAEG
- a CDS encoding photosystem I reaction center subunit II PsaD, with the translated sequence MAETLKGQAPKFGGSTGGLLSKALVEEKYAITWTSSKEQVFEMPSGGAAVMNAGENLLYLPRKEHCLALGTQFRTKFKPKIEDYKIYRVYANGETEYLHPKDGVFPEKVNEGRAYYGKNDRKIGDNPQPAKIKFSGKKPYDP